One genomic region from uncultured Cohaesibacter sp. encodes:
- a CDS encoding flagellar protein FliS: MSYAQNRAISAYRAANTAVPPVKAVAMLLDETLNAIILTSYYLKRKEFENAFGRVVHASKILSGLRQNVNLDADPEMGQQFIDMYSSNIFALHNAYGKDNAIERYAKLASGILEFRNAWAEIARMQQRSIDTVMAGILDQDTTDVTAKAG; encoded by the coding sequence ATGAGTTATGCGCAGAACCGCGCTATTAGTGCTTATCGTGCAGCCAATACGGCAGTTCCCCCGGTCAAGGCCGTTGCAATGTTGCTTGATGAAACGTTGAACGCCATCATCCTGACGAGCTACTATCTTAAACGTAAGGAATTTGAGAATGCTTTCGGGCGCGTTGTTCACGCATCGAAAATTCTTAGTGGCTTGCGTCAGAATGTCAATCTGGATGCGGACCCTGAAATGGGGCAACAGTTTATAGACATGTATTCGAGTAATATTTTTGCCCTGCACAATGCCTATGGTAAGGATAATGCCATTGAGCGCTATGCAAAGCTGGCAAGTGGTATTCTGGAATTTCGCAACGCTTGGGCAGAAATTGCAAGAATGCAACAACGAAGCATTGACACTGTTATGGCCGGGATCTTAGATCAGGATACGACAGACGTGACTGCAAAAGCTGGATAA
- a CDS encoding flagellin: MAMRVATFHTTSSLLQKTLNTQAKLAQIQEQESSGLVSSDYGGLGSSVSTVLDLSSSISTAEANISAAETVVSRSDTYASVLEDITDLLTNARSAVSGTSSDDELDDLQAEAAEYLEDLVLLLNTQYNGRYIFSGSEIDTAAVDISSYEATDLTTVNTDYYQGDDYTQVIRLDSSTEVEYGVTGDLEGIEEAMRALSYLANSTSLTTDDLDDVDDLLVDAQDALIAATSKAGSVSSRLETYIENEEDFIATAQELATDITSIDIASAAVEATAYETQLEASYSALSKILSLSLNDYLN, from the coding sequence ATGGCAATGCGCGTTGCTACATTCCATACAACGTCATCTCTTTTGCAGAAGACGCTTAATACTCAGGCAAAACTTGCTCAAATCCAAGAGCAGGAATCAAGTGGCCTTGTGTCTTCCGATTATGGCGGATTGGGGTCATCGGTTTCCACGGTTCTAGACCTGAGTTCCTCCATCTCAACCGCTGAGGCCAATATTTCTGCTGCTGAAACTGTTGTCAGTCGCAGTGATACATATGCTTCGGTTCTCGAGGATATTACCGATCTTCTGACCAATGCGCGCAGTGCGGTGTCTGGCACCAGTTCCGATGATGAGTTGGATGATCTGCAGGCTGAAGCCGCTGAATATCTGGAAGATCTCGTTCTGTTGCTCAATACCCAGTATAATGGCCGCTATATATTCTCGGGCAGTGAAATTGATACTGCGGCTGTTGATATTTCGAGCTACGAGGCAACGGATTTAACCACCGTCAATACTGATTACTATCAGGGAGACGACTACACGCAGGTTATTCGGCTCGATAGCAGTACGGAAGTGGAATATGGAGTAACGGGCGATCTTGAAGGGATTGAGGAAGCGATGCGGGCGCTGTCCTATCTAGCCAATTCGACAAGCCTCACGACTGATGACCTTGATGATGTTGATGACCTGCTCGTGGATGCGCAGGATGCCTTGATTGCTGCGACGAGTAAGGCTGGCTCGGTTTCCTCACGGCTGGAAACCTATATTGAAAATGAGGAAGACTTTATTGCAACGGCACAGGAGCTTGCGACGGACATTACGTCCATTGACATCGCATCAGCAGCCGTTGAGGCAACGGCCTATGAAACCCAGCTGGAGGCAAGTTACTCCGCGCTTAGCAAAATACTGAGCTTGAGCCTGAACGATTATCTCAACTAA
- a CDS encoding inositol monophosphatase family protein, which translates to MKLDPSRQQALINLVRQAAKSEIMPRFRHLSPESVRIKTRHDDLVTDADVASEAKISKGALEILPEALIIGEEAVAADPSILDKMSDADWAVIIDPVDGTWNFANGLAQFGVILAVTYKGETCFGLLYDPVMDDWIMASRGEGAWFCRPDGEPIRLETSAPKSFGELEGMLPLFLFRQEQRERLAVLMATKLGRANSLRCSCHEYRLLAQGRTDFIVNGAKNPWDHAAGVLITQEAGGDAVCLDGRPYKPTDHSGPFLVAHNKQSLEALREALAWLDAK; encoded by the coding sequence GTGAAACTCGACCCATCCAGACAACAGGCTTTGATCAATCTTGTCCGGCAAGCGGCAAAAAGCGAAATCATGCCGCGCTTTCGCCATCTCTCGCCCGAGTCCGTGCGGATCAAGACACGGCATGACGATCTGGTGACTGACGCCGATGTAGCCTCTGAAGCCAAGATCAGCAAGGGCGCACTTGAGATCCTCCCAGAGGCCCTGATCATTGGCGAAGAAGCGGTTGCTGCCGATCCTTCCATTCTGGACAAGATGAGCGATGCCGATTGGGCAGTCATCATCGATCCGGTGGATGGCACATGGAATTTCGCCAATGGGTTGGCGCAATTCGGCGTCATTCTCGCGGTAACCTACAAGGGCGAAACCTGCTTCGGTCTCCTCTATGATCCGGTAATGGATGACTGGATCATGGCCAGCCGCGGCGAAGGGGCATGGTTCTGCCGGCCCGATGGAGAGCCCATCCGACTGGAAACCTCCGCGCCAAAATCTTTTGGCGAGTTGGAAGGAATGCTGCCGCTGTTCCTGTTCCGTCAAGAACAGCGAGAACGGCTCGCGGTCTTGATGGCAACGAAACTCGGGCGCGCCAATTCTCTAAGATGCTCATGTCATGAATATCGCCTGCTGGCGCAGGGGCGCACTGACTTCATAGTCAATGGCGCAAAGAATCCATGGGATCATGCTGCAGGCGTTTTGATCACGCAGGAAGCAGGCGGTGATGCGGTTTGTCTGGATGGACGTCCCTACAAGCCGACGGATCATTCAGGGCCGTTCCTTGTGGCGCATAACAAGCAAAGCCTTGAGGCCTTGCGCGAGGCACTTGCCTGGCTGGATGCCAAGTAA
- a CDS encoding flagellin, producing MPVISTNTAANTAVRYLNSNSDDQSNSLAKLASGSAINKASDDAAGLAISTKIGTDVAALEQASTNASHAVSVLSTADGGASNIADIVERMKTLASESASGTVTDTERAYVQAEFEELQEEIDGICESTRYNGQSLLDGSSDFSVDDTETAAEFDTGSAAGLTAQASTTDLTATFTLNDVEITISTETDGTNTAALTAQELADTINEQLQDDGNYQIEASVDATSGNLVITSLATGDNAEITIEDTAGSAAILTALNLAAGVDSSASGTTTEVDTTGAEIVVGSTSADTINLSIDSLTTESLGIADLDVSTEEGAAEALSVLDLAIDQISEARAEIGATMSRFEFRSAQIDTSVENLEAAQSAIADVDIAAEQANLSSSTVKVQAAVAAATQANQMPQNLLSLIQ from the coding sequence ATGCCCGTAATTTCTACCAACACTGCAGCAAACACCGCAGTTCGTTATTTGAATTCCAACTCTGATGACCAGTCCAATTCTCTGGCAAAACTGGCCAGTGGTTCCGCCATTAACAAAGCGTCCGATGATGCGGCGGGTCTGGCTATCTCCACCAAGATTGGTACCGACGTTGCCGCCCTTGAGCAGGCATCAACCAACGCCTCCCACGCTGTGTCCGTTCTCTCCACCGCTGATGGTGGCGCATCCAACATTGCTGACATCGTTGAACGTATGAAGACCCTGGCGTCTGAATCCGCTTCTGGTACGGTGACTGACACGGAACGCGCCTATGTACAGGCCGAATTTGAAGAACTGCAGGAAGAAATTGACGGCATCTGCGAATCCACCCGCTATAACGGCCAGAGCCTGCTCGATGGTTCCAGTGATTTCTCCGTGGATGATACGGAAACGGCAGCAGAGTTTGATACAGGATCGGCTGCAGGCCTTACCGCTCAAGCTTCTACCACAGATTTGACAGCCACCTTTACATTGAATGATGTTGAAATCACCATTTCGACTGAGACCGATGGGACTAATACAGCCGCACTGACAGCGCAAGAGCTTGCCGATACGATTAATGAGCAGCTTCAAGACGATGGCAATTACCAGATTGAAGCTTCGGTTGACGCCACATCAGGTAATCTGGTTATTACGTCTCTTGCAACCGGCGACAATGCTGAAATCACGATCGAGGATACGGCCGGCAGCGCGGCAATACTGACCGCTTTGAACCTCGCAGCTGGCGTGGACTCAAGTGCGTCGGGCACGACCACCGAAGTCGACACCACTGGTGCTGAGATCGTTGTTGGTTCCACTTCTGCCGATACCATCAACCTCTCCATCGATAGCCTGACCACTGAATCTTTGGGCATCGCAGATCTTGATGTATCCACTGAAGAGGGAGCTGCTGAAGCTCTGTCCGTTCTTGACCTGGCAATTGATCAGATCTCCGAAGCACGCGCCGAAATCGGTGCAACCATGTCCCGCTTCGAGTTCCGTTCTGCCCAGATCGACACCAGCGTTGAAAACCTTGAAGCTGCACAGTCCGCAATTGCTGACGTGGACATCGCAGCAGAACAGGCAAACCTGTCTTCTTCCACTGTGAAGGTGCAGGCTGCCGTGGCCGCAGCAACTCAGGCAAACCAGATGCCTCAGAACTTGCTGAGCCTTATTCAGTAA
- the flgN gene encoding flagellar export chaperone FlgN, translating to MTTKLNTEMVHSQRDVERIEQAIDKAINVADDLIRIADEENQRLESGRPASLDDLLSRKQKLASEFDAFFKEFKAEREAFLYASEEKFNQLQDRIQILAQSFMENASNLNRAKSANERRINAIMRAIRENQDANALPGYGSKGQAASSAYAAGSLKPHRKV from the coding sequence ATGACTACGAAACTGAATACTGAAATGGTTCATTCGCAACGCGATGTCGAACGCATTGAACAGGCGATCGACAAGGCGATAAATGTGGCTGACGACCTCATCCGTATTGCAGATGAAGAAAATCAGCGTTTGGAAAGCGGCAGGCCGGCATCGCTTGATGATCTGCTGAGCCGCAAACAAAAGCTGGCGTCCGAGTTTGATGCTTTCTTCAAGGAGTTCAAAGCCGAACGCGAGGCTTTCCTCTATGCATCTGAAGAGAAATTCAACCAGCTGCAGGATCGAATCCAGATTCTTGCTCAGTCCTTCATGGAAAATGCAAGCAATCTGAATCGTGCCAAGAGCGCCAACGAGAGACGCATCAATGCCATTATGCGCGCCATCCGCGAAAATCAGGATGCCAACGCGCTCCCTGGCTATGGCTCCAAAGGTCAGGCTGCAAGTTCAGCCTACGCTGCAGGGTCACTCAAGCCACATAGGAAAGTGTAA
- the flgE gene encoding flagellar hook protein FlgE: protein MSLMGATNAAVSGLAAQSQALSTVSNNLANSETTAYKSSTTSFSSLVAGSGASKSGGVSASNTTNNTAQGLITDSDIETNLAIEGDGYFVVSEDGDSTSRYYTRNGEFSTDEDGYLTNGDYYLLGWATDENGEVSGGASSVNLTKIDISSIQSSAEATTEVAMQATLPADADVDDSFETSFEVYDSLGTASTVTATYTKVDENTWTVSYSDPVSADDSSTTGSVTSDTYTIFFDSDGNLDHIEEGDYDSATGTSSTGTTVDTASLSIDWSTGASDSDITMDLGTAGGSDGLTQYSSNESDEAEIDVSSVDVDGRPYGTVDSVEIDSDGSVVASFTNGETRTIYKIAIATFTNADGLTEDSDGIYAVSNYSGNATLHVAGQGSAGSIESSSLEASTVDTSTEFASMLAAQQAYSSASQIISTASSMFDDLMSAVR from the coding sequence ATGAGCTTGATGGGTGCAACAAACGCCGCTGTATCGGGGCTCGCCGCGCAGTCACAGGCTTTGTCAACGGTTTCCAATAACTTGGCAAACTCTGAAACAACCGCATACAAGTCTTCAACGACCAGCTTTTCCAGTCTGGTGGCCGGTAGCGGCGCTTCGAAAAGCGGCGGGGTTTCTGCCAGCAACACGACGAACAATACGGCTCAAGGCCTGATCACCGACTCTGACATCGAAACCAATCTGGCCATTGAAGGCGATGGCTATTTCGTGGTCTCTGAAGATGGAGATTCAACATCGCGATATTATACGCGGAATGGTGAATTCAGCACGGATGAGGACGGTTACCTAACCAATGGTGACTATTATCTTCTTGGTTGGGCGACAGATGAAAACGGAGAGGTGTCCGGTGGTGCCAGCAGTGTGAATCTGACCAAGATCGATATTTCGTCTATTCAGAGTTCCGCCGAGGCGACCACGGAAGTTGCGATGCAGGCCACCCTGCCAGCTGATGCGGATGTAGATGACAGCTTCGAAACGAGCTTTGAAGTTTACGATTCTCTGGGAACCGCCAGCACAGTAACCGCGACCTACACGAAAGTTGACGAGAACACCTGGACCGTTTCCTATTCTGACCCGGTTTCCGCTGATGACTCCTCAACGACAGGATCTGTAACGTCCGACACCTACACGATCTTCTTCGATTCTGATGGCAATCTCGATCACATCGAGGAAGGTGATTACGATTCGGCCACTGGCACCTCCTCAACTGGTACAACCGTTGACACCGCTTCGCTCTCCATTGACTGGAGCACGGGCGCTTCTGACAGCGATATTACTATGGATCTGGGCACCGCTGGTGGATCGGATGGTTTGACACAATATTCTAGCAACGAGTCCGACGAAGCCGAGATTGATGTATCTTCGGTTGATGTTGATGGTCGCCCCTATGGCACCGTAGATTCCGTTGAAATCGACTCCGATGGGTCGGTTGTTGCCAGCTTCACCAATGGTGAAACGAGAACAATCTATAAGATTGCGATTGCGACCTTCACCAATGCCGATGGGCTCACCGAAGATAGTGACGGGATCTATGCTGTCTCTAACTATTCAGGAAATGCCACGCTGCATGTGGCGGGGCAGGGGTCTGCCGGTAGTATCGAAAGCAGCTCACTGGAAGCCAGTACCGTTGATACCAGCACGGAGTTTGCCTCCATGTTGGCTGCTCAGCAGGCTTATTCCTCGGCATCACAGATCATTTCTACCGCCAGCTCGATGTTTGATGATCTTATGAGCGCCGTACGGTGA
- a CDS encoding FAD-binding oxidoreductase, which produces MSYDVIVLGAGIVGVSTALHLQERGLKVAILDRQEPGLEASYGNAGIIEKDGHVPLVIPSEIVPLMKYGSNTQVSMHYHPTMMPRLAPWLFAMWRLSTPFGISSYARRVTPLRQVSATEHFHFARDAGIMDKFRETGWINLYHSPKSFESTARTLGYADEFGVEYDIVGKKELDALEPSFHFTEQDRAIHWKGCVSVSSPGGVTQAYAELFKGRGGALLLGDARSLKQENGGWTVSSQDGPVTAPKVVIALGAWSMDLLKPFGYKFPLEVKRGYHQHFASNNGASMIRPVVDEDIGFLLTPMEDGIRLTSGIEFAARDTRKTPVQIKKASKWAKKLYPIGKPVEDEPWMGFRPCFPDNLPLIEESRQHEGLYFNFGHGHMGFAVGPITGKMTADLVTGQEPCLSVGGFSSRRFF; this is translated from the coding sequence GTGTCATATGATGTTATCGTCCTGGGTGCCGGCATTGTTGGCGTGAGTACTGCCCTGCATCTGCAGGAGCGCGGCCTGAAAGTTGCCATTCTGGATCGTCAGGAACCGGGCCTTGAAGCCTCTTACGGCAATGCCGGAATCATCGAAAAAGACGGCCATGTGCCGCTGGTCATTCCCAGTGAGATCGTGCCGCTGATGAAATATGGCAGCAACACCCAGGTTTCGATGCATTATCACCCCACGATGATGCCACGCCTTGCGCCTTGGCTGTTTGCCATGTGGAGGCTTTCCACGCCCTTTGGCATTTCCTCCTATGCACGGCGCGTTACACCCTTGCGTCAGGTTTCGGCAACCGAGCATTTCCATTTCGCGCGCGATGCTGGCATCATGGATAAGTTCCGCGAAACCGGCTGGATCAATCTCTATCACAGCCCGAAAAGCTTTGAATCCACTGCCCGCACCCTCGGCTATGCCGACGAGTTTGGCGTTGAATATGACATTGTAGGCAAGAAAGAGCTGGATGCGCTTGAGCCCTCCTTCCATTTCACCGAACAGGACAGAGCCATTCACTGGAAAGGCTGCGTTTCGGTTTCCTCTCCCGGCGGCGTGACGCAGGCCTATGCCGAGCTGTTCAAGGGACGCGGCGGAGCCTTGCTGCTTGGCGACGCGCGCAGCCTGAAGCAGGAAAATGGCGGTTGGACAGTGTCTTCTCAAGATGGTCCGGTCACCGCCCCCAAGGTGGTCATCGCTCTTGGCGCATGGAGCATGGATCTGCTCAAACCTTTTGGCTATAAATTCCCGCTTGAAGTCAAACGCGGATATCATCAGCATTTTGCCAGTAACAATGGCGCCAGCATGATCCGCCCTGTCGTGGATGAAGATATCGGCTTTCTTCTAACCCCGATGGAAGATGGCATCCGGCTGACGAGCGGCATCGAGTTTGCCGCGCGGGATACACGCAAGACGCCGGTTCAGATCAAAAAGGCCTCCAAATGGGCCAAGAAGCTCTATCCGATCGGCAAGCCGGTTGAAGATGAACCATGGATGGGCTTCCGCCCCTGCTTCCCGGACAACCTGCCGCTGATCGAAGAATCGCGCCAGCATGAGGGCCTCTATTTCAACTTTGGCCATGGGCATATGGGCTTTGCCGTTGGCCCGATCACCGGCAAGATGACGGCCGACCTTGTCACCGGTCAGGAGCCATGCCTCAGTGTTGGCGGCTTCTCATCCCGCCGCTTCTTCTAG
- the fliD gene encoding flagellar filament capping protein FliD, which produces MTSTTSTTTDSSGTTTSTTTTSTTTTSSGISTVSSSADIDWDALIEAAVAEKQLPADRIETKIEENESEIEAYEEMQDLLSTLLDTVEAIRGTDDSLVELDDIFSEREAYLTGIGGVEAEDALVVTCEAGVAVQTYDVTISQLALAQKVTSTIECTDSSADLEIEGTFTLTTSESEEDAVEIEITEDMSLAEIAEEINNYTDDSGVTATLVQVDDDDYTLVLTGATGEDIVMTSTDGTDVGVALGIVDEDTGEFSSVLQESQDAVFTVDGIELSRNTNTIDDVIDGVTFALYETTDDGESISVEISQSLSDIKEAVVALVDAYNAYREWAITQQETDADGGASEDAVLFGDSLLRGTNNGIYAALSTVLDDESMATLGLSYDENNYLELDEDTLNDALLNDIDSIEDLLNFQYDVSDSDLALLKRNDDMPSSFTLDITVDEDGDVTSVLCDGEEGCFEVSGSRIVGVEGTEYEGITFVYTGDESDTIEFSCTAGIVEELYSAVAKYADEDDGLIVSQIETLEEQNEDYETEYEDIMETVDAYEERLTTLYSEYQAAIEAAETDLAYIEAILNSGDD; this is translated from the coding sequence ATGACGAGTACGACATCTACCACGACGGATTCCTCTGGTACGACGACAAGTACAACAACGACGTCAACAACGACGACGTCATCCGGTATCAGCACGGTGAGCTCGAGCGCTGACATCGATTGGGACGCCCTGATCGAGGCTGCTGTTGCAGAGAAACAGCTTCCTGCAGACCGTATCGAAACAAAAATTGAAGAAAACGAATCCGAGATTGAAGCCTATGAGGAGATGCAGGATCTTCTCAGCACGCTTCTGGACACGGTGGAAGCCATTCGTGGCACAGATGACTCTCTGGTCGAACTGGATGATATTTTCTCTGAGCGCGAAGCCTATCTGACGGGCATCGGCGGAGTGGAAGCCGAAGACGCGCTCGTGGTGACCTGTGAGGCGGGTGTCGCTGTTCAAACCTATGATGTTACTATCTCTCAGCTCGCGCTAGCGCAAAAGGTTACCAGTACGATTGAATGTACTGACAGCTCCGCAGACCTGGAAATTGAAGGAACTTTTACTCTCACGACGAGTGAATCTGAAGAGGACGCTGTTGAGATTGAAATAACCGAGGACATGAGCCTCGCGGAAATTGCCGAAGAAATCAATAACTACACCGATGATTCCGGTGTCACCGCCACCCTGGTTCAGGTTGATGACGATGACTATACTCTGGTACTGACTGGGGCAACTGGTGAGGACATTGTCATGACCTCGACCGATGGGACGGACGTGGGTGTTGCTCTGGGCATCGTCGACGAAGACACTGGCGAATTCTCTAGTGTGCTTCAGGAGTCTCAGGATGCGGTTTTCACTGTTGATGGCATTGAATTGTCGAGAAACACCAATACCATCGACGACGTTATTGATGGTGTCACCTTCGCGCTTTATGAAACCACCGATGATGGAGAGTCGATCTCTGTTGAAATCAGCCAATCGCTTTCTGATATCAAGGAAGCGGTTGTGGCATTGGTGGATGCCTATAATGCCTACCGCGAATGGGCTATCACCCAGCAGGAGACCGACGCTGACGGCGGTGCCTCGGAAGATGCCGTTTTGTTTGGCGACAGCCTGCTTCGTGGCACGAATAACGGCATTTACGCAGCGCTCTCCACAGTTCTTGATGATGAGAGCATGGCGACGCTCGGCCTTTCCTACGATGAGAATAACTATCTCGAGCTCGATGAAGATACCCTCAACGACGCACTACTCAATGATATCGACTCGATCGAAGATCTTCTGAATTTCCAATATGACGTAAGCGACAGTGATTTGGCGCTGCTCAAACGCAACGATGATATGCCCTCCTCGTTCACACTGGATATTACCGTGGATGAAGATGGAGATGTCACCAGTGTTCTTTGTGATGGAGAGGAGGGCTGCTTCGAAGTGAGCGGCTCTCGTATCGTTGGTGTCGAGGGTACCGAATATGAGGGCATTACTTTCGTTTATACCGGGGATGAGAGTGACACCATAGAATTTTCTTGCACGGCAGGCATCGTGGAAGAGCTTTATTCTGCCGTGGCGAAATATGCCGACGAAGACGACGGGCTTATTGTTTCCCAGATTGAGACGCTGGAAGAGCAAAACGAAGATTACGAGACCGAATATGAAGATATCATGGAGACGGTCGACGCATATGAAGAGCGTTTGACAACGCTCTATTCTGAATATCAGGCAGCCATTGAGGCGGCCGAAACAGATCTGGCCTATATCGAGGCAATCCTCAATTCTGGAGACGACTAA
- the flgK gene encoding flagellar hook-associated protein FlgK has translation MSSLSTARYIASSSLASTQVQVAVTSNNIANADTEGYTTKTASVSSSISAGTGAGVSVDSVSSSVSKYLVEDLTEATSEAAYATTKADYLSNLQTSLGTLEDEDGSGTSLVDSISDFEEAMTELATTPESTILSSNAVTALDELTSEISDTAEMVQDLIDDADSEIEESVEEVNTLLESIDALNEQIRTATASGNSTSDLEDQLTTAIVELSSYMDVTTFSCDDGSTKVYTSSGQLLVGSTAHLLTTGTDSEGQTTISVNGSDITERLTGSDSKIGALLELRDETLPAYMDDLDELATTLIETLNAVDGLDGDILTGTSALDISVVDSVLDDPTTLLGSDNASTTANNILDALQGDATYDEAGNLASGDRTFTEYATEIISTAVNASNSASDALDVAESALSSAEDAISSAYGVNVDEETARLTELEQLYSLASTILSTLQEMFEDLQSAFA, from the coding sequence ATGTCGTCTTTATCGACTGCCCGTTACATTGCATCCAGCTCACTTGCTTCAACGCAGGTGCAAGTTGCCGTAACCTCAAATAACATCGCCAATGCAGACACCGAGGGCTACACAACCAAAACGGCTTCGGTTTCTTCGTCTATTTCTGCCGGAACAGGCGCGGGTGTCTCGGTAGATAGTGTTTCCTCTTCAGTCAGCAAATATCTGGTTGAAGATTTGACAGAAGCCACGTCCGAGGCGGCCTATGCAACCACCAAGGCAGACTATTTGAGCAATCTGCAGACGTCCTTGGGGACACTCGAAGACGAGGACGGTTCGGGAACGTCGTTGGTGGATTCCATATCCGATTTCGAAGAAGCCATGACGGAGCTGGCAACCACTCCGGAAAGTACCATTCTATCGAGCAATGCTGTCACGGCGTTGGATGAATTAACCAGCGAGATTAGCGATACTGCAGAAATGGTACAGGATCTGATCGATGACGCAGATAGTGAAATCGAGGAATCTGTAGAGGAAGTCAATACGCTTCTGGAAAGCATTGATGCTCTGAATGAACAGATCAGAACCGCTACGGCAAGCGGCAATAGCACGTCGGATTTAGAGGATCAGTTGACAACAGCCATAGTCGAACTGTCTTCCTATATGGATGTGACGACGTTCAGTTGCGACGATGGCTCAACTAAGGTTTATACCTCATCTGGACAGTTGCTGGTGGGATCAACCGCGCATCTTCTGACCACCGGCACAGACTCGGAGGGCCAGACAACCATTTCTGTGAATGGCTCGGATATCACCGAACGACTAACCGGGTCAGACAGCAAGATCGGCGCTCTACTTGAACTCAGAGATGAGACGTTACCTGCCTATATGGACGATCTTGATGAGCTTGCCACCACGTTGATCGAGACCTTGAATGCAGTTGATGGTCTGGATGGTGATATTCTGACCGGGACCAGTGCTCTGGACATCTCGGTGGTAGACAGCGTCCTTGACGACCCGACCACGTTGCTGGGCTCTGATAATGCATCAACCACCGCCAACAACATCCTCGATGCCCTGCAGGGGGATGCAACTTATGATGAGGCTGGTAATCTGGCTTCCGGGGATCGCACATTCACTGAATATGCCACGGAGATCATCTCAACAGCGGTCAATGCTTCCAACAGTGCCTCCGATGCATTGGATGTGGCCGAAAGCGCACTTAGCTCTGCAGAAGATGCCATCAGTTCGGCCTATGGGGTGAACGTGGACGAGGAAACCGCTCGGTTAACTGAATTGGAACAGCTCTATTCACTAGCTTCGACCATTCTGAGTACGCTTCAGGAAATGTTCGAAGATCTTCAGTCGGCATTTGCATAG
- a CDS encoding FlgD immunoglobulin-like domain containing protein, with protein MTVSALASSTATTTTTTTSSSTLGLETTDFLQLMVEQLQNQNPTDPTDTTEFLGQLVQLANYDQQVANSESLEDVVSSLDTMLSSNGLGYIGQTVTVDGDTTTLQDGSAQWNYTLDSDAEEVSISILDEDGNTVYTTTGEVDEGTYAVEWDGVDDDGNQLDDGGIYTIEVTATDADGEELDVSTSVTGTVTGIDSSSDDTYLLIGDVGFTVDDITAISST; from the coding sequence ATGACTGTATCTGCACTGGCGTCATCAACTGCGACAACGACAACAACAACGACGTCTTCCAGTACTTTGGGACTGGAAACGACGGACTTCCTTCAGCTTATGGTCGAGCAATTGCAGAACCAGAATCCAACTGACCCAACCGATACGACGGAGTTTCTGGGGCAGTTGGTTCAACTTGCAAACTATGATCAACAGGTTGCCAACTCCGAGAGCCTGGAAGATGTCGTCAGTTCTCTGGACACCATGCTTTCCTCGAACGGGCTTGGCTATATTGGGCAAACTGTAACCGTCGATGGTGATACCACCACCCTGCAAGACGGATCGGCCCAATGGAACTACACGCTTGATAGCGACGCTGAAGAAGTGTCCATCAGCATCCTCGATGAGGATGGCAACACTGTTTATACCACAACTGGTGAAGTTGATGAGGGCACCTACGCCGTTGAATGGGACGGCGTTGATGACGATGGCAACCAGCTTGACGACGGTGGCATCTATACCATTGAAGTCACCGCGACGGATGCCGACGGTGAGGAATTGGATGTGAGTACATCGGTCACCGGAACGGTAACCGGGATCGATTCCTCTAGCGATGACACATACCTTCTGATCGGTGACGTCGGTTTTACAGTCGACGATATTACGGCGATCAGTTCCACCTGA